From Hartmannibacter diazotrophicus, a single genomic window includes:
- a CDS encoding ABC transporter substrate-binding protein, with amino-acid sequence MTGFLNRTLIAAAALAAATGIAFAQESKVEQPDVKLSLDWAFQGPQSVYLYGLEKNFYKAHGLNVQVDRGSGSGDTVLRVASGAYDFGWADIASMAKFNLQNPDKQLVAVYMTGANSPLAVVSVKGRGIEEPKDLAGKTLTATASSSALALFDVFAEKAGFDSKSVTWKQVSGQLREPMMVRGESDALAGFTTSSIMTVADLGVAQDDIVVFRYNDYGVKQYGTAIMVRPEFLEKNPETVRAMVAAINDSFKAAIEDPTASVATIKARDSLANPAVECPRLIEGLKNLTLSDEFKKEGLSTVDMDRLAASIDEIKQVYKLDGDLPLDHVYRSDFLPSKEDRMPPELGTCS; translated from the coding sequence ATGACAGGATTTTTGAACAGGACACTCATTGCCGCGGCGGCTCTCGCAGCGGCAACAGGCATTGCCTTTGCCCAGGAGTCCAAGGTCGAGCAGCCGGATGTCAAACTCTCGCTCGACTGGGCCTTCCAGGGGCCGCAGTCGGTCTATCTCTATGGCCTTGAAAAGAACTTCTACAAGGCGCACGGACTGAACGTGCAGGTCGACCGCGGCAGCGGTTCCGGCGACACGGTTCTGCGCGTTGCCTCCGGGGCCTACGACTTCGGCTGGGCCGACATCGCCAGCATGGCGAAGTTCAACCTGCAAAATCCCGACAAGCAGCTCGTCGCGGTCTACATGACCGGCGCCAATTCGCCGCTCGCCGTCGTATCGGTGAAGGGGCGCGGCATCGAGGAACCCAAGGATCTTGCCGGCAAGACGCTCACGGCCACCGCCTCAAGCTCCGCGCTCGCGCTTTTCGACGTCTTCGCCGAGAAGGCCGGCTTCGACTCCAAGTCGGTGACCTGGAAACAGGTGAGCGGCCAGCTGCGCGAGCCTATGATGGTGCGGGGTGAATCCGACGCTCTCGCAGGCTTCACGACCTCCAGCATCATGACGGTCGCCGACCTTGGCGTCGCGCAGGACGACATCGTCGTCTTTCGCTACAACGACTACGGCGTGAAGCAATATGGCACCGCGATCATGGTCCGGCCGGAATTCCTGGAGAAGAACCCGGAGACCGTGCGCGCCATGGTGGCGGCGATCAACGATTCCTTCAAGGCAGCAATCGAGGACCCGACAGCGTCCGTCGCCACCATCAAGGCTCGCGACTCGCTCGCCAACCCGGCGGTCGAGTGCCCGCGCCTGATCGAAGGCCTCAAGAACCTCACGCTGTCAGACGAGTTCAAGAAGGAGGGCCTCAGCACGGTCGACATGGATCGCCTTGCTGCATCGATCGACGAAATCAAGCAGGTCTACAAGCTCGACGGCGATCTGCCGCTCGACCACGTCTATCGTTCCGATTTCCTGCCGTCCAAGGAAGACCGCATGCCGCCGGAACTCGGCACCTGCAGCTAA
- a CDS encoding TSUP family transporter: MTAVIGLAFGASVFLTSALSGVFGMAGGLILLWLLLLLLPASSAIAVHGVIQMVANGWRAVRSRAFIDYRIVAFAVLGLLAIAAVLTLARYTPEKATVCIAIGLMPILVWLPKSLFALDASRPLHAFICGVIAGGLNITVGIAGPTIDVFFIRTAMDRRKIVATKAVVQMTSHALKVIFYARSALALTPDEWLAIAAAAPFAVLGTNAGHAILHRITDHHFRTWTRWIVTVIGAFYMAQGLMLIL, from the coding sequence GTGACCGCAGTCATTGGCCTTGCATTCGGAGCGTCCGTCTTCCTGACCTCTGCGCTGTCCGGGGTCTTCGGCATGGCCGGCGGGCTGATCCTGCTCTGGCTGCTCCTGCTCCTGCTGCCGGCATCGAGTGCGATCGCCGTCCATGGCGTCATACAGATGGTGGCGAATGGTTGGAGGGCGGTCCGCTCCCGGGCCTTCATCGACTACCGGATCGTCGCCTTCGCGGTCCTCGGCCTGCTTGCGATCGCGGCCGTCTTGACCCTTGCCCGCTATACACCGGAAAAGGCGACCGTTTGCATCGCCATCGGGTTGATGCCGATCCTCGTCTGGCTGCCGAAAAGCCTGTTCGCGCTCGATGCGTCTCGGCCGCTTCATGCCTTCATCTGCGGCGTGATAGCCGGCGGGCTGAACATCACCGTGGGCATCGCCGGCCCGACCATCGACGTCTTCTTTATCCGCACGGCGATGGACCGCAGGAAAATCGTCGCCACCAAGGCTGTCGTTCAGATGACCTCTCATGCGCTGAAGGTCATCTTCTATGCGCGCTCGGCGCTCGCGCTTACGCCGGACGAGTGGCTGGCCATTGCGGCAGCCGCCCCGTTCGCGGTGCTCGGCACCAATGCGGGCCACGCCATCCTGCACAGGATCACCGACCATCATTTCCGCACCTGGACACGGTGGATCGTGACCGTGATCGGGGCCTTCTATATGGCTCAGGGACTGATGCTGATCCTTTGA